One window from the genome of Treponema sp. OMZ 838 encodes:
- a CDS encoding YjcQ family protein: MKKEFLCENGYIAKAFRDIYEILSRLERKLDNVEKPDISSKTLCITEARRDAYIKMLEEEGYITGSRCKRTVEGEDHVIANKARITLKGLQYLVENKQMLRCFNEDRKVINQGLVNPKNVQNP, from the coding sequence ATGAAAAAAGAATTTTTATGCGAGAACGGATATATCGCTAAAGCTTTCAGGGATATTTACGAGATTTTATCTCGTCTGGAACGCAAGCTTGACAATGTCGAAAAGCCGGACATAAGCAGCAAGACATTATGCATCACGGAAGCCCGCAGAGATGCTTATATCAAAATGCTTGAAGAAGAAGGATATATTACCGGTAGTCGGTGTAAGCGAACGGTTGAAGGTGAAGATCATGTCATTGCTAATAAAGCGCGGATAACATTGAAGGGGTTACAATATCTTGTAGAAAATAAGCAAATGCTCCGTTGTTTTAACGAAGATAGAAAGGTTATCAATCAGGGATTGGTCAATCCCAAGAACGTTCAAAATCCGTAA
- a CDS encoding site-specific integrase, which yields MRKPWSMHKRNGIYQTQLYDYSNKRYCTAKSTGTKDLNEATLIAYRRAMEFDSGIATEYTEWVKNVSMITLSNEKRPPNPDMATLVQSACQDAIAQALQGTQCSKNTQRPYSVSAAEYEDAPEEVKPLLDRLSTLTFYDYILLYWNYSESPYIKGLIRKGETPPNPERFHQYLGIMQKYARHFPQCLLTEISGAKIDTMLGLIKNAGNLKVETVKGIRSSFIQALRFAYRNNLLVRDVTPQITRDSKASQKKAKKEAEKAIFTKEELKRLFMSDDNPFRSDLYRLINELLFKTGCRIGELQALQIQDFIKDTDGYALRISKNYCRAGNRLKCTKTERVDIVPISADLAARLIAHIEKHPAKDSGQAFIFSSVTDVYKPLRYESINKDFNKTMKKLGFKRPNLTLHSYRHTFATCLSMAGHSEGHMLYITRHESTEELHRYTNHYTPDIERIKHQATIDIEKLFT from the coding sequence ATGCGTAAACCGTGGAGTATGCACAAACGGAACGGCATTTATCAGACGCAGCTGTATGACTACAGCAACAAGCGGTATTGTACTGCCAAAAGCACCGGTACAAAAGACCTGAACGAAGCGACGCTTATAGCCTATCGGCGGGCGATGGAATTTGATAGCGGCATTGCGACAGAGTACACCGAATGGGTTAAGAATGTTTCAATGATAACGCTTTCCAATGAAAAGCGTCCGCCTAATCCTGACATGGCCACACTGGTACAGTCAGCCTGTCAAGATGCTATCGCTCAAGCGTTGCAGGGTACCCAATGTAGTAAAAACACACAGCGGCCATATTCCGTATCAGCAGCAGAGTACGAGGATGCCCCGGAAGAAGTCAAGCCGTTATTAGATCGGCTTTCAACCCTCACTTTTTATGATTATATCCTTCTTTATTGGAACTACAGCGAAAGTCCGTATATAAAAGGGCTTATCCGCAAAGGCGAAACCCCGCCGAACCCCGAACGATTTCACCAGTACCTCGGTATTATGCAAAAATATGCGCGGCATTTTCCGCAATGCCTTTTAACCGAGATAAGTGGAGCAAAAATTGACACGATGCTCGGGTTGATAAAAAATGCCGGAAATCTCAAAGTGGAGACCGTGAAAGGCATCCGTTCTAGCTTTATTCAAGCGCTACGATTTGCCTATCGGAACAATCTTCTTGTTCGGGATGTTACACCACAGATAACAAGGGATTCAAAGGCTTCCCAAAAGAAAGCAAAGAAAGAAGCAGAAAAAGCGATATTTACAAAAGAAGAGCTTAAACGTCTTTTTATGAGCGATGATAATCCTTTCCGTTCGGATCTCTATCGGCTGATTAACGAATTACTTTTTAAGACCGGCTGCCGCATCGGAGAGTTGCAAGCCCTTCAGATACAAGATTTTATCAAAGACACAGACGGATACGCTCTCAGGATTAGTAAAAACTACTGCCGCGCAGGGAATCGGCTTAAATGTACTAAAACGGAGCGGGTGGATATTGTTCCAATATCAGCTGACCTTGCAGCGAGACTTATAGCGCACATTGAAAAGCACCCCGCAAAGGATAGCGGGCAAGCATTTATTTTTAGCTCCGTTACGGATGTTTATAAACCGCTTCGCTATGAAAGTATCAATAAAGATTTTAACAAGACAATGAAAAAACTTGGCTTCAAAAGGCCAAACCTAACCCTTCACAGCTACCGCCATACATTTGCGACGTGCTTGAGTATGGCGGGGCATTCGGAAGGACATATGCTCTACATAACCCGTCACGAAAGCACCGAAGAATTGCATCGTTACACTAATCACTATACGCCGGACATAGAACGAATAAAACACCAGGCGACGATCGATATAGAAAAGCTGTTTACCTAG
- a CDS encoding NlpC/P60 family protein, with protein MIEVNDLIGASYKDHGRDKGGYDCYGLCIEVARRAGYRLDDVYYEDHHVRLNAIHAPTLNVHKIDAPKEGALLEMETHTAAGAELHLGVCLNETEFIHMTRLGCRVNRIGTFKIRGIYGIDTRL; from the coding sequence ATGATAGAAGTAAACGATTTAATCGGCGCATCGTATAAAGATCACGGGAGGGACAAGGGGGGCTATGACTGTTACGGTCTTTGTATCGAAGTCGCCCGCCGCGCGGGGTATCGTTTAGACGACGTGTACTATGAAGATCACCATGTACGTTTAAACGCTATTCATGCGCCGACACTTAACGTGCATAAAATCGACGCGCCAAAAGAGGGCGCACTTTTAGAGATGGAAACACACACGGCGGCGGGGGCGGAATTACATCTCGGCGTCTGTTTAAACGAAACCGAATTTATTCACATGACGCGGCTTGGCTGTCGGGTTAACCGCATCGGAACTTTTAAAATAAGGGGCATCTATGGCATTGATACACGTTTATAA